The region CGGGCCGTCGGGTTCGGGCAAGAGCGTGTTTCTGCGCGCCCTCGCCCTGCTCGATCCGCTCGATGCGGGACGCATCATGTGGCACGGCGCGCCGGTCGAACGCGCCGCCATTCCGCGTTACCGCCGCAACGTCGCGTATATCCGCCAACGGCCCGCGCTGCTCGACGGCAGCGTCGAAGACAATCTGCGCTACCCGTTCGAATTGCGCGCCTACCGCGACGTGCGCTTCGATCGCGCGCGCGCGGCAAGTCTCGCCGCGCAGGCCGGCCGCGGCAGCGACTTTCTCGACAAGCGTGCGAGCGAGTTGTCCGGCGGAGAAGCGCAGATCACCGCGCTGATTCGCGTATTGCAACTCGCACCCGAAGTGCTGCTGCTGGATGAACCCACTGCGTCGCTCGATCCGGAATCGTCGCGCGCGATCGAGGCGCTGGTGCACGCGTGGTTCGCGGACGACCC is a window of Paraburkholderia phytofirmans OLGA172 DNA encoding:
- a CDS encoding ABC transporter ATP-binding protein, yielding MTDVPFVLADGIARRDALRGQTLLQPTTFALGASDRVAVTGPSGSGKSVFLRALALLDPLDAGRIMWHGAPVERAAIPRYRRNVAYIRQRPALLDGSVEDNLRYPFELRAYRDVRFDRARAASLAAQAGRGSDFLDKRASELSGGEAQITALIRVLQLAPEVLLLDEPTASLDPESSRAIEALVHAWFADDPGRHASMWVSHDPAQAARMSARHLTMRAGVLDESVAAPAPQEIDP